One region of Salvia splendens isolate huo1 unplaced genomic scaffold, SspV2 ctg546, whole genome shotgun sequence genomic DNA includes:
- the LOC121790559 gene encoding uncharacterized protein LOC121790559, with amino-acid sequence MTLGDLNKVWEIKTLKRKPKEEEARKILDRIANQVQPIMRKHNWRVKVLSEFWPKNPALLGVNVGRGIHVKLRLRRSDRDEEFLPYHEVLDTMLHELCHNVHSPHNASFYKLWDEIRKECEDLINKGISGTGQGFDLPGRRLGGASHKPRQSSLRQVALTAAENRVRLQSLLPSGPNKIGGDSSVMVALSPVQAAAMAAERRLQDNIWCGSEFYDLTGDEDCTDLMKDGVPDKPCCSKISKTASNEHDMNVKSLKRRRESDKVSLVQSDEGQPKPILIDLTNTASENHSMCYPDKMHPSKDYIKDSRGEASASSSLPSHDQMHETSSGTWQCTTCTLLNPPLAPICSLCTAEKPKKDKMKSHRWSCRFCTLENDLKMDKCDACGSWRYSYGPPIATSAPNLGT; translated from the exons ATGACTTTGGGCGATCTGAACAAAGTATGGGAAATCAAAACCCTAAAGCGGAAACCCAAAGAGGAAGAGGCGCGAAAGATTTTAGACAGAATTGCAAATCAGGTTCAGCCCATTATGCGTAAGCATAATTGGAGGGTAAAAGTACTCTCTGAATTCTG GCCAAAAAATCCGGCACTACTAGGCGTGAATGTAGGGCGTGGTATACATGTCAAGCTGAGACTCAGGAGGTCAGACAGAGATGAGGAATTTCTTCCTTACCATGAAGTTCTGGATACAATGCTGCACGAGCTGTGTCACAATGTTCATAGCCCTCATAATGCTAGTTTCTACAAGCTCTGGGATGAGATTAGGAAG GAGTGTGAAGACTTAATAAACAAGGGGATCAGTGGAACAGGACAAGGATTCGATCTTCCTGGAAGGCGTTTGGGTGGAGCCTCTCATAAACCCCGTCAGTCATCTCTTCGCCAGGTTGCACTAACTGCTGCAGAAAATAGAGTGCGTCTTCAGTCCTTGCTGCCTTCAGGACCTAACAAAATTGGTGGTGATAGCTCTGTTATGGTTGCCCTGAGTCCTGTTCAAGCTGCTGCTATGGCAGCAGAAAGAAGATTGCAGGATAATATATGGTGTGGGTCAGAATTCTATGATTTAACTGGTGATGAAGACTGTACTGATTTAATGAAGGATGGTGTTCCAGATAAACCATGCTGTTCTAAAATTTCAAAAACTGCATCTAATGAACATGATATGAATGTAAAATCGCTGAAAAGAAGACGAGAATCGGATAAAGTTTCTTTAGTCCAGTCTGATGAGGGACAACCAAAGCCCATTTTAATAGACCTGACAAATACAGCTTCAGAAAATCACTCAATGTGCTATCCAGATAAAATGCATCCTAGTAAAGATTACATTAAAGATTCACGTGGAGAAGCTTCAGCGTCGTCATCCCTTCCTAGCCATGACCAAATGCATGAAACTAGTTCTGGCACATGGCAATGTACAACATGCACTTTGTTGAATCCA CCGTTGGCCCCAATATGCAGCCTCTGCACAGCAGAAAAGCCCAAAAAAGATAAGATGAAAAGTCATAGGTGGTCCTGCAGATTTTGTACTTTGGAAAATGATTTGAAGATGGACAAATGTGATGCGTGTGGGTCCTGGAGATATTCTTATGGTCCACCTATTGCTACTTCAGCACCCAATCTTGGAACATGA